The DNA window AGTCCAGCACCTCTGGCTTCAAATCCAGTTGACCCACCTCTGAGAGGGACAGGATTCGCAGGTCTTCGGTCAGGCGACCCAGAGCCAGCACCTGTTGCAACAGCAACCCCACGGCTTCATCGTCCAGGGGCAAGACCTGATCCAGATGGGCTTGCAATCTGGCCTGCAACACCGCCAGAGGGGTGCGCAGTTCATGGGCAATTGCGGCGGTGCTGTACTCCCGTTCCTGCTGCAGGTGCTGCAATTGCTGGCTGAGGTGTTGCACATCCTGCTGCAACTGGCCCACCTCTCCGCTGCCTGTGGGGTTCAGGCCTGTGATGCGCAGGTTTCCCTGGGCAAGGGTGCGGGCGGCACGGGACACCTGTTGCAGGGGGCGCACCAGGTGTTGCTGCACTTTTTTCCACAACCAGAACAACAGCAGCAAAGGAAGCAAGAGCATCACCAGCACATACCAGGGCAGGTCAAAATCCAGGGTGGGATCTGTTCCCTGCTGCAAAGCCTGCCAGCGCTGCTCAAAGACCTGCCTTACCCCTGCAGGCAAAGACTGCACCACCAGATGCAATTCGGTTCGCACCACAAACAAAATCAGCACCATCACACTGAGGCTGCTGAGCAGCATGGCCCCGGTCAGCAGCACCACCACCTGCCCTGAAATGCTGTGAAAAAAGCGGCTTTTATTCTTCGCTGGTTGCACAGTTTCTGGATGCACAGTTTCTGGATTCACAGTTTCTGGATTCACAGTCATTGGATCCACAGGCGGTACCCCACCCCACGCACGGTTTCCAGCATGCCCACAATGCCGTGCTGTTCCAGTTTGCGCCTGAGCGTGCCCATGTGCACGTCCACGGTGCGTCCCAGGGCGTCGCCTTCCCAGCAACGTTCCAGCAGCTCCTCTCGGCTGAAGGTGCGTTGCGGATGGCGGGCCAGCACCTCCAGCAGGCGGTACTCGGTGAGGGTGAGGTGCACCCGTGTTCCAGACACCTGCACGTTCATGGCCTGCAGGTCCAGTTCCAGCTGGCCCAGACGCAGGGCCGGGGTGGGTTGTGGCTGGGAGCGGCGCAGCACAGCATGCACCCGCAGCACCACCTCGTTGGGGTCAAAAGGTTTCACCACGTAATCGTCTGCCCCCAGCTTCAAACCCAGCAGTTTGTCCAGCTGTTCACTGCGTGCCGTGAGCAAAATCACCCGCACGTCCTGTTGCGCGGTTTGCAGGCGCTTCAGCACCTCCAGGCCGTCCAGTTCGGGCAGCATGATGTCCAGCAGGATCAGGTCGGGTTTCCAGGTGTGCGCCAGTTGCAGGGCCTCTTTACCAGAGCTGGCCCGCTCGGTGTGAAAGCCTTCCCGCCGCAGGTAGGCTTCCATGATGCTTGCGAGGCTGTGTTCGTCTTCCACCACCAGGATGCGGGCTGCTTGCATGGTTTTCAGCATACCCGTTGTGGAGGATGCGGGCGTGCAGTGCCCACAATCCTGCAGCGCGCCTCCCGGTACCATGATCCCATGGCCAGCAACCAGCAGAACCCCACCCGTGTGTTTCCTCCTGCAGGTGTGTCTTTCAAAACGGACATTGTGGTGATCGGGGCCGGACAGGCCGGGCTGTCTGCGGCCTACCACCTGAAACAGGCTGGTCTTGCACCCGGACGGGGTTTTGTGGTGCTGGATGAAAACCCTGCTGCAGGAGGGGCCTGGCAGTTCCGCTGGCCTTCTTTGACCCTCAGCACGGTGAACCGGATTCACGATCTGCCCGGGCTGGCTTTTGCAGACACCCTGGAGTCCAGACAGACCAGCGTGCAGGCCAGCCAGGCGGTGCCGCATTACTTTGCCCTGTACGAAGAGCGGTTTCAACTTCCGGTGTACCGGCCTGTGCAGGTGCAGAGCGTGACCAGCCATGGGGAACGCCTGAAAATCAGCACCGACCGGTTTTCCCTGCTGGCCCAGGGCATCATCAATGCCACAGGCACCTGGAATGCCCCTTACGTCCCGGACATTCCGGGAAGGGAGCGTTTTCAGGGCAGGCAACTGCACACCCACGATTACCACACAGCAGCAGAATTTTCAGGACAGCACGTGGTCATTGTGGGAGGTGGGATTTCTGCTTTGCAGTTGCTGGATGAAATTTCACACGTCACCCGCACCACCTGGGTGACCCGCCAGGAGCCGTGGTTTCGCAGCGGGGTTTTCGATGAAGAGGCCGGAAGGGCTGCAGTGAAACAGGTGGAAGACCGGGTGCGGCAGGGGCTCTCTCCAAAATCGGTGGTGTCGGTGACGGGTTTGCCTTTCACACCAGCAGTGCAGGCCATGCAGGAAAGGGGAGTGTTGCACCGTTTGCCGATGTTCAGCGCCATCACGGAACAGGGGTTGGTGTGGGACGATGGCCGTGAATTGCAGGCCGATGTGATTTTGTGGTGCACCGGGTTTCGCAGCAGCCTGGACCATCTGGACCCCCTGTTTTTGCGAGAAGAGGGGGGAGGCATCACCCTCACAGGAAGACTGGCCACCCAGGTGGCCCGGGACCCCAGGATTCATCTGGTGGGCCATGGTCCCTCTGCTTCCACCATCGGGGCGAACCGGGCAGGACGGGCAGCAGCATCAGAACTCATAACCCAGCTGAATTTGCCATCCAGGTGAACCCAGAGAGAGATTCAGAACCCTTTCTGGGTGCGTCCTGCAGGCATGGAGCCACTTTCTGGCTGCAGGCCCTCTTCCAGAATTTCAAACATCCGCCCGAGTTGCACACCGCTGGCTTCCAGCAACTCGGCTTTCTTGCCCCTCAGGAACAGCAGATCAAATTTGCTGCCATGCAGGCTGGTTTCCTGTTCAAAGGCCCACAGATCTCCATCCTGGGTCAGGGTGCGCTTGATGACCAGCTGGGTGCCGCGCAGGTAGGGGATGCTGACCACAAAACTTTCCAGCATGTGGCAGGAGACCACCTCGAAGGGCACCTGTCTGCCCTCTTTGTAAAAAAGCGTTCCTTTCACGTGTTGCCGGAAAGGCCCTCCCAGTTCCATGCGTTCCAGTGTGGGATCCCAAAGGGGCCAGTTCTGGGGGTTGCTCCACAACTGCCAGACGGCCTGGGCTGAAGCATGGGTGCTCGCTGCATAGGTGCTGATGTGCATGGGGTCCTCCTTGAAATGCCATGTGGAATGAAGTGACCATAACAGATTTCTTACAAAAAGGCGAGCCACCTGTCTGGTTTACCGGTCAACATGAATTTTCTTTCAGAAAGTCGAAGGGAGGAGAGGCTTTAAGCGCAGGGAGGCACCCTCTACTGCTTTTGTCCCTTTCAAAAAACACTGTTCTGAGACCAAACCTCTTGTTGTTCTGTCAAAGGCTCTACTGCTTTTTTTGGTGAAATGGAAGGATTCAACGGAATTCTTCCATTTCAAAAAACATCTCCCAGAAAGCAAGCCGCTTGTTCTTCTGCCAAAGGCTCTAAAATGGGCTGCATGTTGAGCAATGCCCCCTTTTCCCTTCTTGTTCCTCTGGTCGTTCTCACCACGGTGAATTTTGCACAGGCTGCCCCACGCCTTGGAGCGCACCCGGACAAATACCGGATCGTATTTGATCTGAATGTGAAAACCACCTTCCAGACGGTCAGCACCGCCAGCACCCTCACCATCATCCTGCCAGGGATCAACCTGCCTGCAGAAGGCCGTTCCCTGGGCATTCTGAACCTGAGTTACCAGCAGAAAGGCAACCAGATTGTGCTGACAGGTCAGGTGCAGGGCATCGTGGTCAGCACCCTGGACAATGCCACAGAAGGCATGCGCCTGATTCTGGACGTGCCCAGAGCTGCGGATTCCCCCACGACCCTGGCTCCCCTTCCTGCACCCACCAGCCCTGCAGGCCTCAATTCAACTTGCCTGAGCAACAAAGCCCCGGTCACCACTTTTGCAGCTCCTCCTCCGCCTGCCGTGCTGACCGGACGGATCGGGCTGTTTGTGGCAGAGCTGGACAGCCTCACCCTGAAGCCTGTGCGGGCGGTGGTCTACAACGCAGACCAGGCTTTTCCGCTGGCCAGCACCTACAAGCAGGTGGTGCTTTATGACGTGCTGGAAGACATTGATGCCGGAAAATACACCCTGAACAGCACCCTCACCACCACCGAAGCCATGCGCAGCATTCTGGATTACTCCAGAGGCACCAACACCATCGCCCATCTGGCCGAACAGGCCATTCGGGTGTCCGAGAACACCGCCAACGACATGCTGCACCTCACCACCGGACTCCTGCATCCTCAGGAGACCGCAGACAGCCTGGGGCTCTGCAACACCCGGATCATGCTCACCACCAAAGCCTGGTGGACCGCGCAGGCCGGACTGGGAGGCCACTATTTCCCGCAAGTCACCCTTTTGCAAAGCACCCAGGCTTTTGCCAGTGCTGGCCGCACCGATCAGATCACCATGGCGGTGGACCTGGTGAAAACCTCTTTCAATGTGAAGGCAGAAGATTTGCTGGAAGCCCTGGACGGCAAAAACGGTTATTTCCGCAGACGTTACGATTCCAGAATTGATTTCAACACCCAGAACGTCAGCACCCCCAGAGAATTCACCACGCTGGTGGCAAATCCCTTTGTTCCAGGCAAGCTCAGCCAGAGCAGTTTGCAGTTCTACCGGGACACGTTTGCCAAAGGCTGTTGCAAACCCAAACCCCTGCCGTTTCCGGTGAATTACTGGGGAGCCAAATTGGGAACAGGCTGGCGGCTCATGGCCCTCACGGGTTATGTGGAATTGCCGGGCGGCAGGAAATTCGCCTACAGCTACTTCAACCACGAGAGCAAAAGTTCCGATGTGGCAGACATGCGTGCGCAGGTGCCCACAGCTTTGAAGTGGATCACCCAGGCCATCAACACCCTGAAGTGATTCCGACAAAAGTGATTTCAAATTTGAGCAGCTTTCCCATGGTTTCAAAACCATGGGAAAGCTGCTCTTTCTACGATAACTGATCTTATCGTAGAAAAACACGGGGTTTTGTGCTGTTTCCCGCTGTAATGGCTTTTAAGGCACTCTGCATTGCATATGGACCCAGAGTGCAGGGCATTGCCTGAAGGTGCCCTGTCGTTCATTCTGGGTCATCATGTTTTTCTCATGATTGTGTGTGTCCTCAGTCCGACCAGAATCCCGGGGATGTACAATGGACCCATGGATCTGGAGCAAAAAGAGCGCCTGATGCACCTGCTGATTCAACGGGCAAACCAATACTCAAAGGGGTTGCTCTGGTTGGCGCTCTGGGGCATTTGACGGCCATCCCGGATCCCTCTCATGCACACCGTGAGGTTTGTTCAGGTGTTTTTTAAACCTGCAGGGTAAGGTGACAGCAAGAGGTTGTGCATGCGGCTGCTGCCAGAACAGAAACGCCTGATCGAAGACCGGGAACGCACAAAAAACTGGAAACGCTGGGGACCTTACCTGTCAGACCGGCAGTGGGGTACTGTTCGCGAAGACTACTCTGAAGATGGCAACGTCTGGACCAGTTTCACCCACGACCAGGCCCGCAGCCGCGCTTACCGCTGGGGGGAAGATGGCCTGCTGGGCATCACCGACCGGGAGTGCCGCCTGTGTTTTGCGCTGGCCCTCTGGAACGAACACGATCCCATCCTCAAAGAACGCCTGTATGGCCTCACCGGACCCGAAGGCAACCACGGCGAGGACGTCAAGGAACTGTATTACCACCTGGATTCCAGCCCCACCCACAGTTATTTGAAGTCGCTGTACAAGTATCCGCAGCAGGCCTTTCCTTACCAGAGGCTGCTGGAGGAGAACCGCAAACGCACCCGCCAGGACCCGGAATTTGAAATCCTGGACACGGGCATTTTTGACCAGGGGTACTTTGATGTGTGTGCAGAATATGCCAAGAACACCCCGGATGATCTGCTGGTGCGCATTTCCATCAGCAACCGGGGTTCAGAGCGGGCCGCAGTGCATGTGCTGCCCACCTTGTGGTTCAGGAACACCTGGTCCTGGGGCCGCACCGGAGAAGGCTACTGGGCAAAGCCGTCTCTGACCTTGCAGGATGGTCACCTGCTGGCAAAACATCCCACCCTGGGAGAATTCCATCTGCATGCCCAGGATGCTCCCCTTCGCTGGCTCTTCACCGACAACGAAACCAATTTTGAGCGGCTGTTCAGCACACCCAACCCCAACCCACACACCAAAGACGCCTTTCACGAATTTCTGGTGCAGGGGAACAAAGAGGCTGTGAACCCGGACCAGATCGGAACCAGAGCTGCAGCCCATTACCGCCTGGAACTGGACCCCGGTGAAACCCGTGTGTTGCACTTCCGGCTTCACGACACCCAGGAAACCCCAGCAGCGCTGTTCGGAGAGGACTTTGAAAAGGTCTTTGCCCAGCGCATCCAGGAAACCGACCTGTATTACGGACAGGTGCTGTACGGGGTGCCAGAAGCAGAGAGCAAAGTGGCCCGGCAGGCTTACGCAGGGTTGCTGCACAGCAAACAGTTCTACTGGTACGTGGTGCAGGACTGGCTGCAGGGAGACCCGACCCAGCCACGCCCTCCTTTAAAGCACCAGATGGGACGCAACGCCGAATGGGAACACCTCTACAACCGGGACATCATCTCCATGCCCGACAAATGGGAGTACCCCTGGTATGCCGCCTGGGACCTGGCCTTCCACATGCTGCCCATGGCCCAGATCGATGGGGACTACGCCAGAGAGCAGATCGTGCTGTTTCTGCGCGAGTGGTACATGCACCTCAGCGGAAGGCTGCCTGCTTACGAATTCAACTTCAACGACGTGAACCCCCCGGTGCATGCCTGGGCGGCCTGGAAGGTCTACCAGGCCAGTGGTCTCCCCGGAAACCGGGACACCGTGTTTTTAAAGCGGGTGTTCCAGAAACTGACCCTCAACTTCACCTGGTGGGTGAACCGCAAAGACAAAGACGGCAACAACCTGTTCGCAGGT is part of the Deinococcus roseus genome and encodes:
- a CDS encoding NAD(P)-binding domain-containing protein, with the translated sequence MPTILQRASRYHDPMASNQQNPTRVFPPAGVSFKTDIVVIGAGQAGLSAAYHLKQAGLAPGRGFVVLDENPAAGGAWQFRWPSLTLSTVNRIHDLPGLAFADTLESRQTSVQASQAVPHYFALYEERFQLPVYRPVQVQSVTSHGERLKISTDRFSLLAQGIINATGTWNAPYVPDIPGRERFQGRQLHTHDYHTAAEFSGQHVVIVGGGISALQLLDEISHVTRTTWVTRQEPWFRSGVFDEEAGRAAVKQVEDRVRQGLSPKSVVSVTGLPFTPAVQAMQERGVLHRLPMFSAITEQGLVWDDGRELQADVILWCTGFRSSLDHLDPLFLREEGGGITLTGRLATQVARDPRIHLVGHGPSASTIGANRAGRAAASELITQLNLPSR
- a CDS encoding serine hydrolase, which translates into the protein MLSNAPFSLLVPLVVLTTVNFAQAAPRLGAHPDKYRIVFDLNVKTTFQTVSTASTLTIILPGINLPAEGRSLGILNLSYQQKGNQIVLTGQVQGIVVSTLDNATEGMRLILDVPRAADSPTTLAPLPAPTSPAGLNSTCLSNKAPVTTFAAPPPPAVLTGRIGLFVAELDSLTLKPVRAVVYNADQAFPLASTYKQVVLYDVLEDIDAGKYTLNSTLTTTEAMRSILDYSRGTNTIAHLAEQAIRVSENTANDMLHLTTGLLHPQETADSLGLCNTRIMLTTKAWWTAQAGLGGHYFPQVTLLQSTQAFASAGRTDQITMAVDLVKTSFNVKAEDLLEALDGKNGYFRRRYDSRIDFNTQNVSTPREFTTLVANPFVPGKLSQSSLQFYRDTFAKGCCKPKPLPFPVNYWGAKLGTGWRLMALTGYVELPGGRKFAYSYFNHESKSSDVADMRAQVPTALKWITQAINTLK
- a CDS encoding sensor histidine kinase, giving the protein MVVLLTGAMLLSSLSVMVLILFVVRTELHLVVQSLPAGVRQVFEQRWQALQQGTDPTLDFDLPWYVLVMLLLPLLLLFWLWKKVQQHLVRPLQQVSRAARTLAQGNLRITGLNPTGSGEVGQLQQDVQHLSQQLQHLQQEREYSTAAIAHELRTPLAVLQARLQAHLDQVLPLDDEAVGLLLQQVLALGRLTEDLRILSLSEVGQLDLKPEVLDLKAWVQGWHAGTALHLQGSIELVLPRAPLQVRVDASRLRQILGNLCQNAAVHGGSHGIQIHLQQDGPFACLQVLDQGPGFPAGEEERVFQRYHRTDASRSRHTGGSGLGLSVVKSLVELHGGRVQATNRPEGGACVMVWLPLHM
- a CDS encoding MGH1-like glycoside hydrolase domain-containing protein, which translates into the protein MRLLPEQKRLIEDRERTKNWKRWGPYLSDRQWGTVREDYSEDGNVWTSFTHDQARSRAYRWGEDGLLGITDRECRLCFALALWNEHDPILKERLYGLTGPEGNHGEDVKELYYHLDSSPTHSYLKSLYKYPQQAFPYQRLLEENRKRTRQDPEFEILDTGIFDQGYFDVCAEYAKNTPDDLLVRISISNRGSERAAVHVLPTLWFRNTWSWGRTGEGYWAKPSLTLQDGHLLAKHPTLGEFHLHAQDAPLRWLFTDNETNFERLFSTPNPNPHTKDAFHEFLVQGNKEAVNPDQIGTRAAAHYRLELDPGETRVLHFRLHDTQETPAALFGEDFEKVFAQRIQETDLYYGQVLYGVPEAESKVARQAYAGLLHSKQFYWYVVQDWLQGDPTQPRPPLKHQMGRNAEWEHLYNRDIISMPDKWEYPWYAAWDLAFHMLPMAQIDGDYAREQIVLFLREWYMHLSGRLPAYEFNFNDVNPPVHAWAAWKVYQASGLPGNRDTVFLKRVFQKLTLNFTWWVNRKDKDGNNLFAGGFLGLDNIGVFDRSKPLQGWTVEQADGTAWMAFYATTMLNIALELAKDDPAYEDMASKYFEHFLVIADAINTLGGNGLWDEEDGFYYDILNIGDVTFPMKVRSLVGLLPLIAVVQLDQKTLEHLPGFSKRMNWLLQNRPDLGDHISNMTFSTQDLVTRRLLALPSKDRLGRVLGYLLDEKEFLSPYGIRSVSRYHEEHPYTLKIEDVEYTVKYAPGESDIPMFGGNSNWRGPIWFPINMLIIDALENYARFFEDDLQVDCPSNSGQRMNLREVAAELKRRLIRMFLPDEYGHRPIHGGQEKYASDPHFKDLLLFHEYFHGENAKGLGASHQTGWTALVASLIQPDEE
- a CDS encoding response regulator transcription factor — protein: MQAARILVVEDEHSLASIMEAYLRREGFHTERASSGKEALQLAHTWKPDLILLDIMLPELDGLEVLKRLQTAQQDVRVILLTARSEQLDKLLGLKLGADDYVVKPFDPNEVVLRVHAVLRRSQPQPTPALRLGQLELDLQAMNVQVSGTRVHLTLTEYRLLEVLARHPQRTFSREELLERCWEGDALGRTVDVHMGTLRRKLEQHGIVGMLETVRGVGYRLWIQ